In the genome of Ignavibacteria bacterium, one region contains:
- a CDS encoding T9SS type A sorting domain-containing protein codes for MTLALIVGASYIVYAYVDDPNVDSVPQYLRDSYVPKIYDAMPPVTIDDYDNFNIGTDFAEVHMTVNPRNPTQFFNAYNINGTHHTENGFDWTTNNPVFPNQAGDPVAAYDSLGRLYYDNMKSPITGTWVAYSDNNGASWIAANVSANIGNDKNWISADQSNGPYSNYVYGAMTPGNFVRSTNRGSSFAQTFNSSNTLPGAMTAVGANINTGVSGGAVYFVSNTGSTFTPTYNFHLSTNGGANFTTVSAGNRWVDTVGVASGGRHSISNMRTRPYPMIGADNGWSAFRGRVYVIHAGNPGTSNKPEIWCRYSTNMGSNWSARIRVTDGPMNVSNHWHPAMWVDQKTGHIFAQWMDTRDTPTNDSALIYASRSTDGGVTWAPNVQVSNKKFRINCTSCGGGGTPLYLGDYNSIVSNGKVSMLSWTDFRNNSFGSYTAYFPDFGMRVTPATDSLNPNVGNITINVQVPSVKLYSDTVEFSAVVTPTPGAGTINVTFPSGNKLTSFPSAVPMRIQGSGGVTAGTYTVTVTGKGPNGTPIHKRDVTVYVANTVTGVEDPSQIPTRWELAQNYPNPFNPVTRINYSTLAITDVKISVFNSVGKEVAVYKFKQKTAGNHFVIFNAGALPSGVYFYKLETAQFTDTKKMLLIK; via the coding sequence TTGACATTAGCATTAATAGTCGGCGCATCATACATAGTATATGCTTATGTTGATGACCCGAATGTTGATAGTGTCCCGCAATATTTGAGAGATAGCTATGTTCCTAAAATTTATGATGCGATGCCTCCCGTTACTATTGATGATTATGATAATTTTAATATCGGAACTGACTTTGCAGAAGTTCATATGACTGTAAATCCAAGAAATCCGACACAGTTTTTTAATGCATACAACATAAACGGAACTCACCACACTGAGAACGGATTTGACTGGACTACAAATAATCCCGTATTTCCAAACCAAGCTGGTGATCCAGTTGCTGCTTATGATAGTTTAGGAAGACTATATTATGATAACATGAAAAGCCCGATTACAGGAACATGGGTAGCTTATTCGGATAACAACGGAGCTTCATGGATAGCCGCAAATGTTTCTGCAAACATTGGGAATGATAAAAACTGGATTTCTGCAGATCAATCTAATGGACCATATTCAAATTATGTTTATGGTGCAATGACACCTGGTAACTTTGTTCGAAGCACAAACAGAGGTTCATCATTTGCTCAAACTTTTAATTCGTCAAATACACTTCCTGGTGCTATGACCGCAGTTGGTGCTAACATCAATACAGGTGTGTCTGGTGGTGCAGTTTATTTTGTTTCTAATACCGGAAGTACATTTACTCCTACTTATAACTTCCATTTATCAACAAATGGCGGTGCGAATTTCACTACTGTATCAGCAGGTAACAGATGGGTTGATACCGTTGGTGTTGCTTCAGGCGGAAGACATTCAATCTCAAATATGAGAACAAGACCGTATCCTATGATTGGTGCAGATAACGGATGGAGTGCATTCAGAGGACGAGTTTATGTAATCCATGCAGGAAATCCCGGAACATCTAACAAGCCGGAAATATGGTGCAGATACTCAACAAATATGGGTTCCAATTGGTCAGCAAGAATTAGAGTAACTGACGGTCCTATGAATGTTTCAAATCACTGGCACCCTGCGATGTGGGTTGACCAAAAAACCGGTCACATTTTTGCTCAATGGATGGATACAAGGGATACTCCAACCAATGACAGTGCATTGATATATGCTTCTCGTTCAACAGACGGCGGCGTAACTTGGGCTCCAAATGTTCAGGTTTCAAATAAAAAATTCAGAATAAACTGCACCTCTTGCGGAGGCGGTGGTACTCCTTTATACTTGGGTGACTATAACAGTATAGTTTCTAATGGAAAAGTCTCAATGTTATCCTGGACTGATTTCAGAAACAATAGTTTCGGTTCATATACCGCTTATTTCCCGGATTTTGGAATGAGAGTTACTCCGGCAACGGATAGTTTAAATCCGAATGTTGGAAATATTACAATTAATGTTCAGGTGCCTTCAGTAAAGCTTTATTCAGATACTGTAGAATTTTCAGCAGTCGTAACACCTACTCCGGGAGCAGGAACAATAAATGTAACTTTCCCATCCGGAAACAAATTAACATCCTTCCCAAGTGCTGTTCCGATGAGAATTCAAGGTTCAGGTGGTGTTACAGCTGGAACCTATACTGTAACTGTAACAGGAAAAGGACCAAACGGAACACCGATACATAAAAGAGATGTAACAGTTTATGTTGCCAATACGGTAACAGGTGTCGAAGACCCGTCTCAGATTCCAACAAGATGGGAATTAGCGCAAAATTATCCTAATCCTTTTAATCCTGTAACAAGAATTAACTATTCAACATTGGCAATAACAGATGTAAAAATTTCAGTGTTTAATTCTGTTGGAAAAGAAGTTGCAGTTTATAAATTCAAGCAAAAAACAGCAGGAAATCATTTCGTGATTTTCAATGCCGGCGCATTGCCGTCAGGAGTTTATTTCTATAAGCTTGAAACTGCACAATTCACTGACACAAAGAAAATGCTTTTGATAAAATAA
- a CDS encoding LamG-like jellyroll fold domain-containing protein, with protein MKRISFLLFFLTLIILFAEVSTAQTPQYYNYQNVGTSSNFFPFGVVAGKEVQWLVGPNEFAQPTPAPSGMRITKLYFFMTGASSNNLVNLTIKLGQAAINTLPTGAWYAGQLDTVYHRPAVTLTSTALGWMSITLDRPFNYDPSLGLVIDINQCGATSTTMTTRQNGITGFFRRNYSAAGSCPFTWGGQDANVANCGIDVEAAGSPQNFALRLPTPGVNTNYVAIPHQASMIGLTAYTIEAWMRPGSTVAANTVLNKGGASFDYQLGVSAGGVPFVRNQGGIATSVGLIITAGVWTHLAATFDGSTVRFYKDGVLASTVPLATLPGSSANEMRIGRGNADAGTGNLKEVRLWSTARTQAQIDSNRCRKYPSTFSSSTGLKAVWHFDSTFVDSVSGYNGTPVGTIGFDTVSYPFPGVCSPSVITPVGVNIPDRYSLSQNYPNPFNPTTRIEFAIPRGEFVELKLYDLLGKEVGVLVQGPYEAGRYIFDFNAGSLSSGIYFYTITAGSFRDTKKMLLVK; from the coding sequence ATGAAACGAATTTCTTTTCTACTTTTTTTCTTAACCCTCATTATTTTATTTGCAGAAGTATCAACGGCTCAAACACCTCAATATTATAATTATCAAAATGTTGGAACGTCATCAAATTTCTTTCCATTTGGTGTTGTTGCAGGTAAAGAAGTGCAATGGCTTGTTGGCCCAAATGAGTTTGCTCAGCCTACTCCGGCACCATCAGGTATGAGAATAACAAAACTTTATTTTTTTATGACAGGTGCATCTTCAAATAATCTTGTTAATCTTACTATCAAATTGGGTCAGGCAGCTATTAATACTCTTCCTACAGGAGCGTGGTATGCGGGACAACTTGATACCGTCTATCACAGACCTGCAGTAACTCTTACATCTACTGCCTTGGGATGGATGAGCATTACATTGGACAGACCGTTTAATTATGATCCTTCATTAGGCTTGGTTATAGACATAAATCAATGCGGTGCAACTTCTACGACTATGACCACGCGTCAGAATGGTATTACAGGGTTCTTCAGAAGAAACTACAGTGCAGCAGGTAGCTGTCCTTTCACATGGGGCGGACAAGATGCAAATGTTGCCAACTGTGGAATTGATGTTGAAGCGGCAGGTTCACCGCAGAATTTTGCGCTTCGTTTGCCAACACCCGGTGTAAATACAAACTATGTAGCAATACCTCACCAGGCAAGCATGATAGGACTTACAGCATATACAATAGAAGCGTGGATGAGACCCGGCTCAACAGTAGCAGCAAATACAGTATTAAATAAAGGCGGTGCATCATTCGACTATCAGCTTGGAGTAAGTGCCGGTGGTGTTCCTTTCGTAAGAAACCAGGGTGGTATAGCAACATCAGTAGGACTTATTATAACTGCAGGAGTATGGACGCACCTTGCAGCTACGTTTGACGGTTCAACTGTAAGATTCTATAAAGACGGAGTATTAGCATCGACTGTTCCACTTGCAACACTTCCGGGCAGCTCAGCAAATGAGATGCGAATCGGAAGAGGAAATGCTGATGCAGGAACGGGAAATCTGAAAGAGGTCAGATTGTGGTCAACAGCCAGAACTCAGGCACAGATAGACTCAAACAGATGCAGAAAATATCCGTCAACATTTTCATCTTCAACAGGTTTGAAAGCAGTCTGGCATTTTGACAGCACGTTTGTGGATTCAGTGAGCGGATATAACGGAACCCCAGTGGGAACAATAGGCTTTGATACCGTATCATATCCATTCCCGGGAGTTTGTTCACCATCTGTGATAACACCGGTAGGGGTTAATATTCCTGACAGATATTCATTATCACAGAATTACCCAAATCCGTTCAATCCTACAACAAGAATAGAATTTGCAATTCCAAGAGGAGAGTTTGTCGAATTGAAGCTATATGATTTGCTTGGCAAAGAAGTCGGAGTATTGGTTCAAGGACCATACGAAGCAGGCAGATATATATTTGACTTCAACGCAGGAAGTTTATCGAGCGGAATATACTTCTATACAATCACGGCAGGAAGCTTCAGAGATACAAAGAAGATGCTTCTTGTAAAATAA
- a CDS encoding LamG-like jellyroll fold domain-containing protein has protein sequence MKRLPLLFVLILSLTFSIFIISKDANSQALPDILYYKFENNAGPTSTPNSANPGAGNNPATITGSTVLASGGQFDSCISGNAATNGGVQTGWNTNLGSSSWTISMWIELPTNATGSALYLFGDNTAGSFRCFHNGAAGVNSLRLTGTGITNVNVTGVGPAPMVVTFVYDSALASITVYKNGVFDQTVVQTPLNLTTGTGGFKIGGYTTSATMSAKLDEFRVYRRALSAAEVLATWNVELGGGGGPVVQPDSICYKGPVPAYPTGFFGHASNWLGDTLYICGGSATGTASTSVYRYSMNSDSWSAGTSMPVAKTGGDLVQCGNALYYIGGGSALAATGGTSTTLRYRPNIGWDTVASIPQLVAGNTAEAWGDSVIFCIAGGWTQYYRTIQVYRVGSNTWSKADSLGAGLGRRSHATGIVGNKIFVSCGFSGAFRNDTQIGTIGANANSITWSTAPAINCRSGMSRPGGVGHEGYFYVIGAETSPAPAIQDSVFRFNVNTNTWETPIRGRGTGAASNYWGVVSAKTIDNRVNIFIPGGSVTGATTWGLYIVRSGGCSLVTGIENTGTGIPDNFKLSQNYPNPFNPTTKIAFSIPVRELVVLKLYDITGKEVSTLANSTYEAGNYILDFNAGSLSSGIYFYTITAGSFRDTKKMMLIK, from the coding sequence ATGAAACGCCTACCTTTACTGTTTGTATTAATTCTTTCCTTAACTTTTTCTATTTTTATTATCTCGAAAGATGCGAATTCACAAGCGCTTCCGGATATTCTGTATTATAAATTTGAAAATAATGCAGGTCCTACTTCAACACCAAACTCAGCAAATCCCGGGGCTGGAAACAATCCGGCAACAATAACCGGTTCAACCGTTCTTGCTTCAGGCGGTCAGTTTGATTCATGTATATCGGGAAATGCTGCAACCAATGGTGGGGTTCAAACGGGCTGGAATACAAATCTCGGATCAAGCAGCTGGACAATCAGCATGTGGATTGAACTTCCGACTAATGCTACCGGTTCTGCGCTTTATCTTTTCGGAGATAATACTGCAGGTTCATTCAGATGTTTTCATAATGGAGCAGCCGGAGTTAATTCATTACGTTTAACAGGAACAGGAATCACAAATGTAAATGTAACCGGTGTTGGTCCTGCACCAATGGTAGTTACATTTGTATATGATTCTGCATTAGCAAGCATAACTGTTTATAAAAACGGTGTGTTTGACCAAACCGTTGTACAAACTCCTCTTAACCTTACTACAGGTACCGGAGGTTTTAAAATTGGGGGTTATACAACCTCAGCAACAATGTCTGCTAAACTTGATGAATTCCGTGTTTACAGAAGAGCGTTATCCGCAGCAGAAGTTCTTGCAACGTGGAACGTTGAATTAGGCGGCGGCGGTGGTCCTGTTGTCCAACCTGATTCGATTTGTTACAAAGGACCTGTGCCGGCATATCCGACAGGATTTTTCGGACATGCATCAAACTGGTTAGGTGATACATTATACATCTGCGGTGGCAGTGCAACGGGAACCGCATCTACATCAGTTTATAGATATTCTATGAATAGCGACAGCTGGTCAGCCGGTACAAGCATGCCGGTTGCAAAAACAGGCGGAGATTTGGTACAATGCGGTAACGCATTATATTACATTGGAGGTGGTTCTGCACTTGCGGCAACAGGAGGAACATCAACAACACTTCGTTATCGTCCGAATATTGGTTGGGATACTGTAGCATCGATACCTCAGTTGGTAGCAGGTAATACAGCAGAAGCCTGGGGAGATAGTGTAATATTCTGTATAGCAGGCGGTTGGACACAATATTACCGGACTATACAAGTATATAGAGTGGGTTCCAATACATGGTCAAAAGCAGACTCACTTGGAGCCGGTTTAGGCAGAAGATCACATGCAACCGGAATTGTTGGCAATAAGATATTTGTATCGTGCGGATTTTCAGGAGCATTCCGAAATGACACACAAATTGGAACTATAGGAGCAAATGCAAATTCCATAACCTGGTCAACTGCTCCGGCAATTAATTGCCGTAGCGGAATGTCCCGACCGGGCGGTGTTGGTCATGAAGGTTATTTCTATGTAATAGGAGCAGAAACTTCTCCTGCACCTGCGATACAGGATAGTGTATTCAGATTTAATGTAAATACCAATACCTGGGAAACGCCTATACGCGGCAGAGGTACAGGAGCAGCGTCAAATTATTGGGGCGTAGTATCAGCAAAGACAATAGATAACCGTGTTAACATTTTCATACCCGGAGGAAGCGTTACCGGTGCAACTACCTGGGGCTTATATATAGTTCGTTCCGGAGGATGTTCACTTGTAACCGGCATTGAAAATACAGGAACGGGAATTCCTGATAACTTTAAGCTGTCACAGAACTATCCTAATCCATTTAATCCTACAACAAAGATAGCATTCTCTATACCTGTAAGGGAGCTTGTAGTATTGAAGCTATATGATATTACGGGTAAGGAAGTATCGACGCTTGCAAACAGTACATATGAGGCAGGGAATTACATTCTTGACTTCAACGCAGGAAGTTTATCGAGCGGAATATACTTCTATACAATCACAGCCGGCAGTTTCAGAGATACAAAGAAAATGATGCTGATTAAGTAA
- a CDS encoding RNA methyltransferase, whose product MTKNEISYYKNLLKDRKFRAEQKKFIIEGAHLIEEAIKSKYYKNNIEKIFIRKDFEDKQIINELSGKYELEYLSSKEFEKISDTVKSQGISAILNITDEDKSKETGNIILALDRINDPGNLGTILRTAYWFGVELILLSKDSVDVYNPKTVRASQGAMFNLKIRTELDLIREVKNYRDYKIFLTDLSASKSLEDVNINKSDKIILAFGNEASGLSTDLLSLGFEKIKIKGFSDCESLNLSVSAGITLYYFRNKLS is encoded by the coding sequence GTGACCAAAAACGAAATTTCATATTATAAGAATCTACTCAAAGACAGGAAGTTCAGAGCCGAACAAAAAAAATTCATAATTGAAGGAGCTCATTTAATTGAGGAAGCAATCAAATCGAAGTATTACAAAAATAACATAGAGAAAATTTTTATTAGAAAAGATTTTGAAGATAAGCAAATTATTAATGAATTATCCGGCAAATATGAATTAGAGTACCTTAGTTCAAAAGAATTTGAGAAAATTTCCGATACAGTCAAATCCCAGGGTATTTCTGCCATATTAAATATTACTGATGAAGATAAATCCAAAGAAACAGGAAATATCATTCTTGCATTAGACCGGATTAATGATCCGGGAAACCTTGGCACGATATTGCGGACCGCGTACTGGTTTGGAGTTGAGTTAATTTTATTAAGTAAGGATTCTGTTGATGTTTATAACCCCAAAACCGTCAGGGCATCACAAGGGGCTATGTTCAATCTAAAGATAAGAACTGAATTAGATTTAATACGGGAAGTAAAAAATTACAGGGACTATAAAATTTTTTTGACCGACCTTAGTGCAAGCAAAAGCTTGGAAGATGTTAATATTAACAAGTCTGATAAAATAATTTTAGCTTTTGGAAATGAAGCTTCGGGATTAAGCACTGATTTACTGAGTCTGGGTTTTGAAAAAATTAAGATTAAAGGATTTTCAGATTGTGAATCACTGAACCTTTCTGTATCTGCAGGAATTACTTTATACTATTTTCGAAATAAGCTTAGTTAA
- a CDS encoding 6-carboxytetrahydropterin synthase — protein sequence MIFITRKEHFSASHKLENPALSKERNIEIFGKCNHLHGHNYYMEVTLCGIPDAESGYVMDLKKLKAILLECIIKKVDHSFLNELDIFKGIIPTTENMTKVFWDILKDKINKDNVKLYSIKLYETEKNSVEYRGE from the coding sequence ATGATATTCATAACAAGAAAAGAACATTTCTCGGCGTCTCACAAGCTTGAAAATCCTGCTTTATCAAAAGAACGCAACATAGAGATATTCGGTAAATGCAATCATCTTCACGGACATAATTATTATATGGAAGTTACCTTGTGCGGTATTCCCGATGCGGAAAGCGGATATGTGATGGATTTAAAAAAGCTTAAAGCCATTCTTCTTGAATGCATAATAAAAAAAGTTGACCACAGTTTTTTGAATGAGCTTGACATTTTTAAAGGCATAATCCCCACCACGGAAAATATGACAAAAGTTTTCTGGGATATTCTGAAAGATAAAATAAACAAAGATAACGTAAAGCTTTATTCGATTAAGCTTTATGAAACCGAAAAAAACTCAGTTGAGTACCGCGGAGAATAG
- a CDS encoding TolC family protein yields MKKILVLFLALVICPSAFAQQNVTLDDAVRTAISNNLDISSIQNNMIIQNYYLRRSQGALYPSLNLNGRWTRNITDSKGGTIFQNGVPINIPDQSTTSNDFNLSLNSTVTLFDGFANFRQVDYDETAINTYRLEIERQKTDIVININTLYIEVLKNEQIVIANQQTLADSRAQLERIREIINVGRGTIADLYKQDVQVATDELNLQRSQNVLEKSKVDLLNAMSDDVNKQVTASAQGINVNITNEELAGIVAANSNVDVLVRRGIADRYDFKSVMLQIELNRINLDIAEKKEYFPILSAFGNYNLNGDAIGDITNTRVATFGLQLSYPIFQGFSYDVNRQVAEVNIKQSELNLQKLELAIKAEVKKAVLDLQNSYNQVVVIDRSIRSAEQDKLLSEENYRLGLGTLLDVQIATTRLNNLQIEKINTTYNFLIAKRLIDYYSGQIKY; encoded by the coding sequence ATGAAAAAAATATTAGTTCTTTTCCTCGCTCTTGTAATATGTCCTTCTGCATTTGCACAGCAAAATGTAACACTGGATGATGCAGTCAGAACTGCAATTTCAAATAATTTAGACATATCTTCAATTCAGAATAATATGATAATACAGAATTATTATCTGAGAAGAAGTCAGGGTGCGCTATACCCTTCACTGAACTTGAACGGAAGATGGACAAGGAACATCACGGATTCAAAAGGAGGAACTATTTTCCAAAACGGTGTGCCGATAAATATCCCTGACCAGTCGACTACAAGCAATGATTTTAATCTTAGTTTAAACTCCACTGTTACCTTATTTGACGGTTTTGCAAATTTCAGACAGGTTGATTATGATGAAACTGCTATTAATACATATAGATTAGAAATAGAAAGACAGAAAACCGACATTGTAATAAACATTAACACATTATACATCGAGGTTTTAAAAAATGAGCAGATAGTAATTGCAAATCAGCAGACACTTGCAGATTCAAGAGCTCAGCTTGAAAGAATAAGAGAGATTATTAATGTTGGCAGGGGAACGATTGCCGATTTATATAAGCAAGACGTTCAGGTTGCAACCGATGAGCTTAATCTTCAACGTTCACAAAATGTTCTTGAAAAATCAAAAGTAGATTTGCTGAATGCAATGAGCGATGATGTCAATAAACAGGTTACAGCAAGCGCTCAGGGCATAAACGTAAATATAACAAACGAAGAGCTTGCAGGAATTGTAGCCGCAAATTCAAATGTTGACGTACTTGTACGGAGAGGAATTGCTGACAGGTATGATTTTAAATCTGTTATGCTTCAGATTGAGCTTAACAGAATAAATCTCGACATAGCCGAGAAAAAAGAATATTTCCCTATACTTTCTGCTTTTGGGAATTATAATCTGAATGGAGATGCGATTGGTGATATTACGAATACCCGAGTTGCAACATTCGGTCTGCAATTAAGTTACCCGATATTTCAGGGATTCAGTTATGATGTTAACAGGCAAGTTGCGGAAGTAAACATCAAGCAAAGCGAACTTAACCTTCAAAAACTTGAACTTGCAATTAAAGCTGAAGTTAAAAAAGCCGTTCTTGATTTGCAAAATTCATACAATCAGGTTGTTGTCATTGACAGAAGTATTCGTTCAGCAGAGCAGGATAAATTATTATCGGAAGAGAATTACAGATTAGGGCTTGGAACACTGCTTGACGTTCAGATTGCAACAACAAGATTAAATAATTTGCAAATCGAGAAAATTAATACAACATATAATTTTCTGATTGCAAAAAGGCTAATAGATTATTACTCAGGACAAATAAAATATTAA
- a CDS encoding efflux RND transporter periplasmic adaptor subunit, which produces MSDQTNPQVIQTTPSQVVKPVVKKKKKSRKKLFIIGGIVLLLLIIITVIVSGKKEKTIEVQTEKISKMNITQVVQATGKIQSEIQVNISSEVSGEIISLPFKEGDEIKKGALLVKIKPDAYIPQLQQQVANVKVQESALNEQEVQLRRFELELSRTKELVTKGLASQSELDNAQSNYDQALATVGRVRAQITQSRASLSSVQYDLSKTSIFAPVSGTVTALNNEVGEKVLGTSFNQGSNIMSISDLSKMECQVEVGETDVTLIKLGDTARIEIDAFPDKIFKGYVYEVGNSAKSKATGTQEEVVNFIVKIRIIDNDVDLRPGMSCNVDIEVARKENVLAVPIQSVTTREDFNAIQNTDMGNENLMRSKDVDAKKKLKPQEVVFIVEGTVSKLKNVKTGISNDTYIEVTEGLAEGEEVVKGSFKAISKELENDTKVKVNNDVKKKSFDEE; this is translated from the coding sequence ATGTCAGACCAAACTAATCCTCAAGTTATTCAAACAACTCCAAGCCAGGTTGTAAAACCGGTGGTTAAGAAAAAGAAAAAAAGCAGGAAGAAATTATTTATAATTGGTGGAATTGTCCTGCTTCTGTTGATAATTATCACAGTTATAGTCTCCGGCAAAAAAGAAAAAACAATCGAGGTTCAGACTGAAAAAATTTCAAAGATGAACATAACTCAGGTTGTTCAGGCAACGGGAAAAATACAATCTGAAATACAGGTAAATATCAGTTCTGAAGTCAGCGGAGAAATTATTTCTCTTCCTTTTAAAGAAGGGGATGAAATAAAGAAAGGGGCTCTTCTCGTTAAAATAAAACCTGATGCATACATTCCACAGCTTCAACAGCAAGTTGCAAATGTGAAGGTTCAAGAGAGCGCACTGAATGAACAGGAAGTTCAACTAAGAAGATTTGAGCTTGAATTAAGCCGGACTAAGGAGCTTGTAACAAAAGGTCTTGCATCACAGAGTGAGCTTGATAATGCGCAGTCGAATTATGACCAGGCACTGGCAACGGTCGGCAGAGTGCGTGCGCAAATCACACAATCACGCGCATCGCTTTCTTCTGTTCAGTATGACCTTTCAAAGACAAGTATTTTTGCGCCGGTATCAGGAACTGTAACCGCACTCAATAACGAAGTCGGTGAAAAAGTTTTGGGAACAAGTTTTAATCAGGGCAGCAATATTATGAGTATATCTGACTTAAGCAAAATGGAATGCCAGGTTGAAGTTGGCGAAACCGATGTAACGCTTATTAAGCTTGGTGATACAGCAAGAATTGAAATTGATGCTTTTCCTGATAAGATTTTCAAAGGGTATGTTTACGAAGTCGGTAACTCTGCTAAATCAAAAGCGACAGGAACTCAGGAAGAAGTAGTAAACTTCATTGTTAAAATAAGAATAATTGACAACGACGTTGATTTGCGTCCGGGAATGAGCTGTAACGTTGATATTGAAGTTGCAAGAAAAGAAAATGTTCTTGCAGTACCGATTCAATCGGTTACAACTCGTGAAGATTTTAACGCAATACAGAATACCGACATGGGAAATGAAAATCTTATGCGTTCGAAGGATGTAGATGCAAAGAAAAAATTAAAACCTCAGGAAGTTGTGTTCATTGTTGAAGGCACGGTTTCAAAATTAAAAAATGTAAAGACAGGAATCAGCAACGATACTTATATAGAAGTAACTGAAGGACTTGCCGAAGGAGAAGAAGTTGTGAAGGGAAGCTTCAAAGCAATCAGCAAAGAACTGGAAAATGATACTAAGGTCAAAGTTAATAATGATGTGAAGAAAAAATCCTTTGATGAGGAGTAA
- a CDS encoding ABC transporter ATP-binding protein — MENLIEIKDVKKLYIMGVEELYALKGVNVNIQKNEYVAIMGPSGSGKSTLMNIIGCLDTPTSGEYILNGKNVNEMEDDELAEIRNREIGFVFQTFNLLPRINALHNVELPLVYSGMSKTDRLELAEQALVNVGLADRMGHKPNELSGGQRQRVAIARALVNNPSLILADEPTGNLDTKTGEEIMNLFEELWSKGNTIIVVTHEEDIAKNAHRIIKLRDGLIEADYLSEKGISKKKIKEELASV; from the coding sequence ATGGAAAACCTAATTGAAATTAAAGACGTTAAGAAGCTCTATATAATGGGTGTAGAAGAGTTGTATGCACTCAAAGGTGTAAATGTTAATATTCAGAAAAATGAATACGTTGCCATTATGGGACCGTCGGGTTCAGGTAAATCAACACTGATGAACATAATCGGCTGTCTTGATACTCCGACTTCCGGCGAATATATACTTAACGGCAAAAACGTAAACGAAATGGAGGATGATGAGCTTGCTGAGATAAGAAACCGGGAAATCGGTTTTGTATTTCAGACATTTAATTTACTTCCGAGAATAAATGCGCTTCATAATGTTGAGCTTCCGCTTGTTTATTCAGGTATGTCTAAAACCGACCGGCTTGAGCTTGCTGAGCAGGCGCTCGTCAATGTCGGGCTTGCAGATAGAATGGGGCACAAGCCAAACGAACTTTCCGGTGGACAGAGGCAGAGAGTTGCTATTGCGCGCGCTCTTGTGAATAATCCTTCTCTTATACTTGCAGATGAGCCGACAGGTAATCTTGACACAAAGACAGGTGAGGAAATAATGAATTTGTTTGAGGAACTGTGGAGTAAAGGAAATACAATTATTGTGGTTACACACGAAGAAGACATTGCAAAGAATGCTCATAGAATCATTAAACTACGCGACGGCTTAATTGAAGCTGATTATCTGAGTGAAAAAGGCATCAGCAAGAAAAAAATTAAAGAAGAGTTAGCTTCAGTATAA